TCCGGTTGTTCAGCCCGGCCTCGCCGTCCCGGTTCACGTACGGCTCCACGCTGTACCGGCCCGTCACGCTCAGCCGCTGGCCCTGCTCCACGGAGGCCAGCACGTTCTTGCCCAGCTGCTCACGCCCCACCGCGACGTCGTAGTAGATCGGCTCCACGTCCCTGTACCGCCCGACCTCGCGATCGAACACCTGCTGCGGCTCAGCCAGCCGGAACGCCACCAGCTGCCCTCGCTGGGTGTCCACGGTCTTCGGGTCCGTCGCCACGTAACCGGTCACGGTCTTCTCACGGTCGATGTTCTGACGCATCAGGATTCCTCCTCGAGTCCCGCCCGAACCCCCGTGGCCCGGACACCACTGATACGTCCCGCCCCCACCGCCCGCGTGTGACACACATCCCGTCTCAGTCGTAGTCACCCGCCCGCACCCGCGTGATCGTCCGCCTGCTCACCCCGTGCAGCACGGCGACCTCGGCCACCGACAGCCCTGCCTCCAGCGCGGCCTTGACAGCATCCACCGCCACCGGGGACAGTGCACGCGGCCGGCCACCGACCCTGCCCTGCCGACGCGCGTGCGCCAGCCCCTCACGAGTGCGCTCCACGATGACCTCCCGCTCCCACTCCGCCAGCGACGCGATGGTCCGCACCACCAGCCGCCCCGCTGGCGTCCCGGTGTCCAGCTGCGGGTCTAACGCCTTCAGCCGGACACCAGCTGCTTCCAGCTGCGCCACCGTCCGCAGCGTGTCCACCGTCGACCGGCCGAGCCGATCCAGCCGAGTCACTACGAGCATGTCCCCCTCACGCAGCCACCCCAGGGCTTCACGCAGACCCGGCCGCCCGGATTTCGCCCCGCTGATCACGTCCGCGAAAACCCGCTGGGCACCCACCCCCACCAACGCGAGCTTCTGTGCTTCAAGTGACTCCGCCTGATCCCGCGTCGAGACGCGCGCATACCCGGCCACACCATTCATCCCCGGACTCCTTCAGGACGCCACTACCTAGACATGAATGGATTCGTCCGCCGAAGCGCACCGTGTATGTCTCTTACGCGGGCAAGTCGTATGGTCCCCGCCAGCTCGACTCGTCCCGACTGATCCGCGTGACCCATTCCGCCGGCACCCACGCATTCCGCGGGGCAGCGCCTGGGGCCGGGATCCAGTGCAAGAGCACGTGCGTGCGAGACCACCGGGCCACCTTCGCATCCACTACCCCATCAGGCAGCCTCACTCGGACGTACGGCTCACGCCGGTACGGGGCACTGCCGATCTCGTCCACGCACTGCCACGCCGGCCCATCGAACACCTCAACTCCGCCTGCAAACACCAGCCGAGAAAACATCACCGTGTGGACGGGATAGGCCGCAGCCACCATCGCGGGCGCTCAAGCCGCCCCGCACCCCGGCTGCCCGGACGCCCGGGCGGGCCGCGCCCGCCGACCGCTCGCTACGCTCCCGGCCGTCGGGCCTAAGAGCCGACACACTCACCCCCGACAGAGCGCCACAAAGTCACGGTCAGCGTTGTGGTGGTGGACAAGGCGACCCTCTTCAGGGGGGCGCCCGAGGATTCCGCCAAGATCCCCAACATGAGCCCTTTCGTCACCCGTTAGAGGGACTTCCGTGTCATCGAAGCAGGGCATCCGGTACCGTGGCCAGCGGCGCGCCCGGCCGACCCCCCTCCTGGCCCGCGCGCCCCGCGCGTCGCCGATCCCGCTGCCGATGGCAGGGCGATGCGCCGCGGCCCGCACCTGCTCGTTGAGCCGGACGACCGCCTCGTCCAGCCAGGCGTCGTCGATCCAGAACCGGTGCCCCGTTGGCCGCTGTCCCTCGGCGGCCGCACGGTACAGACGCTGGCCCTGGGCCGGGTGGGTGGCCGGACGCGCGTGCAGCACGTCGTTCCGCAGCGCAGCAGCCGTCGCCAGTGCCTCGGCCGCCGTGGCGACGTAGACCTGAAGCGGTCCAGGCGACATGTGCTCGGCGTGCTGACGCAGCCGCCGCGCGATCCCGCCCGTGGTCCTCGCCTCGAGGTCGCTCAAGGTCAGACCCTCAGGCAGGCCTGGAGCCAGACGGTGCAGGTCACCCAGCATCGTCCACTCAAGGGACGACACCGCGTACGCGAGCTCTCCCACACGTACCAGGTACTCCGGCTCTGGCAGCGCGACCACCGGCCGCACTCTCTCGTCGCTCACCGTGTACCCTTCAGCGCCTTGTAGATCGTGGGCCGGCTGACCCCGAACGACCGCGCCGCGGCCGCCACCGACTGCCCGCCGGCCACGGCCGCGCGCACGGCCGCCACCTGTTCGGCGTCCAACTTCGGCTTCGGCCCCGGTGTGCGGCCGGCGGCCCGGGCCCGCGCCACGCCCTCGCGCGTGCGCTCGCGCAGGAGGTCCCGCTCCCAGTCGGCCAGCATTAGCAGCATGTTGAGCATGAGCCGGCCGCTGGCCGTGGAGGAGTCCAGCTGGACGTCCAGGGCCTGCAGGCCGACCTCGCGGTCGGCCAGGGCCTGCACGGTCCGCAGGGCGTCCGGCAGCGATCGCCCGAGCCGGTCCAGCCGAGCGACGACGAGGGTGTCCTCGCCGTCGCGCAGGTACGCCAGCGCCTCCGCCAGACCAGGCCTGTCGGCTCGGGCGCCGCTGAGGCGGTCCGAGAAGACCTTGGAGCACCCAGCGGCCGTCAGAGCGGCCTCCTGGCCCTCCAAAGAGTCCTCCTGGTCCCGCTTGCTCACGCGGGCGTAGCCGACCCTCACGGCTGATCACCGCCGTCCTCCTCAGATTCGATCTCAGGAATGCGATCGCCATACGGCAGCGACTTGATGTAGTCCTCCATGAATTGCCAATCAGGAGTGAAGCCATCTGCGTGATACTGCTTGGTCGGGTCAGCGACTGGCTCGCCGTTCTCGTCGCGCTTGATCGGGAGATCGAACCCGAAGACCGTTCGGATGTACTTGTTGAGTTCTCGCCCAAATGGGAAGTACTTGAACCGCGATTCAAACTCGATCATGCTCGCCAGGAACAGACGCGCATAGGTCGACACCTCGTCATTGTTGAACCGGAGCACGGATACGTTCT
The sequence above is a segment of the Micrococcus endophyticus genome. Coding sequences within it:
- a CDS encoding single-stranded DNA-binding protein, whose amino-acid sequence is MRQNIDREKTVTGYVATDPKTVDTQRGQLVAFRLAEPQQVFDREVGRYRDVEPIYYDVAVGREQLGKNVLASVEQGQRLSVTGRYSVEPYVNRDGEAGLNNRIWAEDVSASMQHNTVEVGPGAGAGRGRGLEAQGPESVVADPAWQASQRPVEQHFGVEQGGPAMSGPSR
- a CDS encoding recombinase family protein, producing the protein MNGVAGYARVSTRDQAESLEAQKLALVGVGAQRVFADVISGAKSGRPGLREALGWLREGDMLVVTRLDRLGRSTVDTLRTVAQLEAAGVRLKALDPQLDTGTPAGRLVVRTIASLAEWEREVIVERTREGLAHARRQGRVGGRPRALSPVAVDAVKAALEAGLSVAEVAVLHGVSRRTITRVRAGDYD
- a CDS encoding recombinase family protein, encoding MSKRDQEDSLEGQEAALTAAGCSKVFSDRLSGARADRPGLAEALAYLRDGEDTLVVARLDRLGRSLPDALRTVQALADREVGLQALDVQLDSSTASGRLMLNMLLMLADWERDLLRERTREGVARARAAGRTPGPKPKLDAEQVAAVRAAVAGGQSVAAAARSFGVSRPTIYKALKGTR